TGCTTTCCCGGACCCACCGCGCACGGCTGTCCGCGCACGGCTGTCCGTGCGCGCGCGCCCGCATGCGGAAAGCGGCGGGTCCCTCAAAAAGAAACGAACCAACCTCACTCCATTTTTTCCATGAACTGCTCCCTGTGCCAAGGCACCCGTTCCACCATTATCTCCCGCACCGACTGCAAATCCCGCCTGCCGCTGCCGGTCCACCTCTGCGGGGACTGCGGACTCATCCAGCAGGCGCACATGCCCACCACTGATGAACTGAAGCGGCTACTATGCGTCCGAATACCGCATGGACTACAAGGGCACATGGAGCCCGAAGCCGAAGCACGTCCACCGCTCCGTGCGGCAGGCGCTCCGCAGGTGCGGCTTCCTGCGGTCCAGCGGAATCACCGGAGGCCGTCTGCTGGACATCGGCGCGGGGAGCGGGGAGTTCGTCTTCATCTGCCGCCACAGTGGGTTCCTGAGCCGCGGCGCGGAGCCGAACCTGGGCTACTCCAGCTACGCGCGGGAGGAGTATGGAGTGGAGATGCTGACACAGGAACTGGCGGATGTGGGAGGAGTCCATGACGTCATCACCCTGTTCCACGTCATGGAGCACCTGCCGTCCCCGCGCGGGGTGTTCGCGCGCCTGCACGGACTGCTGGCACCGGGCGGCGTCCTGTTCATCGAGGTGCCATGGGGACTGTCGCCCACCATTTCCCCTGCGAACCGTTATTTCAAGGCGCACCTCCATTACTTCGAACGGGAAACGCTGGCGGCATGCGCGAGCGGTTATTTCGACGTCATCTCCAGCCGCCAGGATGGCAACCTCTCCATGTTGCTGCGGCGGAGGGAGATCACGGGCCCTCTCCAGTTGCCCCCGCCGGGCTATGCCACGCTGGCACGGCAGCGGGCGCTCCGTCTGGGCTGGTGGTCCTACCTCGCCGATGGCGGGGCACTGGGGAAACCGCTGCTCCGTCTGCGGAGGATGCGGCAGGAACACGGAGTCCGCCATCTCAGCGGCAGCACCATCATCGGGCGCGCCCTGGAAAAGGCCGCTTCCTGAGCAAGTGGCCGCCGGAGGCGGGTCAATCCCCGTCTCCGTATGGCTCGATGTGGGTGACGACGTCCGTCACCTGAGGGAAGTCGCGGCAGATGGAGTCCTTCACTTCATGGGCGATCTGGTGGCTTCTCACCACGGTCATGTCGGGGTCCACCTCGATGTGGATGTCCATGAAGTAGCCGAGGCCCATTTTTTTCATGCGCAGCTTCTCGATGCCCATGACCTCGGGGACGGCGGCGGCGGCGGACCGCACCTGCTCCAGGAGTTGCACGGAGGGCGCTCCGTCGAGGTTTTCATGGAGGGCGGTGCGCAGGAGAAGGATGCCGTTGAAGACGATGACGGTGCAGCCGACGAGTGCGCCGATGTCGTCCGCTTTCTCGAAGCCGGGACCACCGATGAGCGCGACGAGGATGCCGACGAACGCGGCGGCGGAGGTGATGGCGTCCGCGCGGTGGTGCCAGGCGTCCCCCTTCAGCGCGGTGCTTTCGGTTTCCTCGCTCTTTTTCAGGGCATGGCGGGACAGAAGTTCCTTCGTGATGATGACGACGACCAGGACGGGCAGTGTGAACC
This genomic stretch from Akkermansiaceae bacterium harbors:
- a CDS encoding class I SAM-dependent methyltransferase, giving the protein MDYKGTWSPKPKHVHRSVRQALRRCGFLRSSGITGGRLLDIGAGSGEFVFICRHSGFLSRGAEPNLGYSSYAREEYGVEMLTQELADVGGVHDVITLFHVMEHLPSPRGVFARLHGLLAPGGVLFIEVPWGLSPTISPANRYFKAHLHYFERETLAACASGYFDVISSRQDGNLSMLLRRREITGPLQLPPPGYATLARQRALRLGWWSYLADGGALGKPLLRLRRMRQEHGVRHLSGSTIIGRALEKAAS
- a CDS encoding cation transporter, producing MTGQENIAARTVVKSMAVNAVLALVKIVTGVVGNSYALIADGIESLNDLFSSLVVWCSLKVAHRPPSEKYPYGLGKAEQLGALFSAVSLLAAGGVIIWQSVGNIIHRHEPPAWFTLPVLVVVIITKELLSRHALKKSEETESTALKGDAWHHRADAITSAAAFVGILVALIGGPGFEKADDIGALVGCTVIVFNGILLLRTALHENLDGAPSVQLLEQVRSAAAAVPEVMGIEKLRMKKMGLGYFMDIHIEVDPDMTVVRSHQIAHEVKDSICRDFPQVTDVVTHIEPYGDGD